CGGAGCACCAGAAGTCCACCTCCCGGCGGTCCAGCCGGGCCTCGGCGAGCGCCCGCTGAAAGACCGGGACCAGGGTCTCCACGCCGCTGGTGGTGCCGGCCGAGGGCAGGCACGGCGCCTGGGCGAAACCGATGACCGCGACCCGTGGCGTACTCATAAATGGTCCTTGAACGACTCGTAGGGGGCGTCCGGCTCACCGGTGGGGCGGAAGTGCGCGATGTTCTCCGGCGTGGTCGTCCAGGTCGAACGGTCCCGCCAGACCGCCGCCACCCGCATGCCCATCCGCACCTGGTCGGCGGGCAGGCCGAGGATCAGGTGCGGGATCGGGATGTCGGCGCCGTCCAGCAGGATCTGCGCCACCACGTAGGGCGGGTCCCGGCGCTGCCCGGCGAACGGGACGTTGACCACGCAGAACGTGGTGACCGTGCCGTGGTCGCCGAGCGTCACCTCGTCCTCGGTGGGCACGCCGTCGGCGGGGCAGACCCGGGGCGGCACGTAGACCTTGCGGCAGACCGGGCAGCGCTGCCCGAGCAGCCGTCCCTCGGCGAGCGCGCGCAGGTAGCGGCTCTCCTCGGGGGAGGTGGTGTGGGTGTACGCCAGCCGGATCGGCGTGGTCATGACCGTGACGGGATCACCGGCCGGCTGGTCCGCCTCGGCCGGGCCCTCGCCGGGTTCGAAGCACGCGATGTCGCGGATGTGCCCGGTCCGCTCGGCGGCCCAGCGGATCCGGACCCGCATTCCGGTACGCATGGCGTCGCGTGATCCCGCGTCGACGGCGTGCAGCAGCGCCGTGGCGGCCCCGTCGAGCCGGATCAGCGCCCAGCCGAACGGCCGGTCCAGGGGCTGCCCGTCGAGCGGCCGATCGGTCCAGGTCCAGCCGGTCACCACGCCGGTCGGCGCCACCTCGACCAGGTCGGTCAGCGGGGCGTGGGTCGCCGGATCGTATTCGAGCGGGGGCACGTGGACCCGGCCGTCGGCGGTGCGGCTGCCGAGCACCCGCCGCTCGCGCAACCCGGTCATGAACCGGCTCAGCACCGGGCCGAGCGAGCGCGTGTAGTCGAAGCTGATGGTCAGCGGGGCGGAGAGCGGAGGCGCATCCACGCCGCTCAGTGAAACACGTTCTAAGTATGCGAATCAAGCACGCCGCGCGACGCCTGTTCGGATACTGGAACGCGTTATAGAGTGACGGTCGTGAACGCCATCGGACTGTGGAACATCGCGGGCCGGGAGCCGGAGCGGCCCGCCGTCGTCGACCCGGACGGCCGCACCGTCACGTACGGCGCGCTGGCCGCCGAGGCGGACCGGATCGGGCGGGGTCTCCAGGCGCTCGGCCTGGTTCCGGGCGACACCGTCGCGATGCTGCTGCCCAACGGCGCCGACCTGCTGGCCGTCGAGTTCGCGACGCTGCAGACCGGGCTCTACTCGGTGCCGCTGAACTGGCACCTGACGGCCGCCGAGATCGCCTACATCGTGCGGGACAGCGGGGCCAAGGTGTTCGTCGCCCACGAGCGGTTCGCGGCGACGGCCACCGCCGCGGCGGCCGAGCCGGGGGTGCCGGCCCCGACCGGCGTGGCGGAGCTGGGCAGCGCCGGATCGCGGCGGCCGGAGCCGCGGACGACGGGTGCGCTGATGGTCTACACGTCCGGTACGTCGGGGCGGCCCAAGGGGGTGCGCCGGCCGTTGACCGGGGCGGATCCCGACGCCGTACCCCAGGTGTCCCAGTGGTTCTTCGGGCTCTTCGGACTGGAGCCGTTCGGCGGGCACGTGCATCTGTGCTGCTCGCCGCTCTACCACACGGCGGTGATGAACTTCGCTGTCATCTCGCTGCAGCTCGGTCATCCGGTCGTGGTGATGGACCGGTGGGACGCGCACGAGATGCTCCGGCTCGTCGAGCGGCACCGGGTCACCCACAGCCACATGGTGCCCACCCAGTTCCGCCGGTTGCTGGCCCTGCCCGCCCCGGTCCGCGACGGTTACGACCTCAGCTCGATGCGGGTGATGATCCATGGTGCCGCGCCGTGCCCGCACGAGGTGAAGCGGCGGATGCTGGACTGGTGGGGCCCGGTGGTGGTGGAGTACTACGCGGCCAGCGAGGGCGGCGGCACCCTGATCACCGCCGCGGAGTGGGTGAAACGGCCCGGCTCGGTCGGCCGGGCGTGGCCCGGATCGCGGGTGCGGGTGCTCGGCGCGGACGGCGAGGACGTCCCGGTGGGGCAGCCCGGGACGGTCTACCTGCAGATGGGCGACGCGACGTTCGAGTACCTCGGTGACGCGGAGAAGACCCGGCGGTCGCGGCACGGGCGGATGTTCACGGTCGGCGACATCGGCTATCTCGACGAGGACGGCTACCTCTATCTGTGCGACCGCCAGAGCGACGTGATCATCACCGGCGGGGTGAACGTGTATCCGGCCGAGATCGAGGGCGAACTCGCCGGTCACCCGGCGGTCGCCGACGTGGCGGTCTTCGGGGTGCCGCACGAGGAGTGGGGTGAGGAGATCAAGGCGGTGGTGC
This window of the Actinoplanes oblitus genome carries:
- a CDS encoding acyl-CoA synthetase, with product MNAIGLWNIAGREPERPAVVDPDGRTVTYGALAAEADRIGRGLQALGLVPGDTVAMLLPNGADLLAVEFATLQTGLYSVPLNWHLTAAEIAYIVRDSGAKVFVAHERFAATATAAAAEPGVPAPTGVAELGSAGSRRPEPRTTGALMVYTSGTSGRPKGVRRPLTGADPDAVPQVSQWFFGLFGLEPFGGHVHLCCSPLYHTAVMNFAVISLQLGHPVVVMDRWDAHEMLRLVERHRVTHSHMVPTQFRRLLALPAPVRDGYDLSSMRVMIHGAAPCPHEVKRRMLDWWGPVVVEYYAASEGGGTLITAAEWVKRPGSVGRAWPGSRVRVLGADGEDVPVGQPGTVYLQMGDATFEYLGDAEKTRRSRHGRMFTVGDIGYLDEDGYLYLCDRQSDVIITGGVNVYPAEIEGELAGHPAVADVAVFGVPHEEWGEEIKAVVQPVPEVTAGPALTEELLGFLAGRLARFKLPRTVDYADELPRDPNGKLYKRLLRDPYWAGRERAI
- a CDS encoding Zn-ribbon domain-containing OB-fold protein encodes the protein MSGVDAPPLSAPLTISFDYTRSLGPVLSRFMTGLRERRVLGSRTADGRVHVPPLEYDPATHAPLTDLVEVAPTGVVTGWTWTDRPLDGQPLDRPFGWALIRLDGAATALLHAVDAGSRDAMRTGMRVRIRWAAERTGHIRDIACFEPGEGPAEADQPAGDPVTVMTTPIRLAYTHTTSPEESRYLRALAEGRLLGQRCPVCRKVYVPPRVCPADGVPTEDEVTLGDHGTVTTFCVVNVPFAGQRRDPPYVVAQILLDGADIPIPHLILGLPADQVRMGMRVAAVWRDRSTWTTTPENIAHFRPTGEPDAPYESFKDHL